Proteins encoded by one window of Gambusia affinis linkage group LG17, SWU_Gaff_1.0, whole genome shotgun sequence:
- the LOC122847096 gene encoding transmembrane protein 230-like isoform X3 yields the protein MLTAGLSNNKVKYSRLAADDDGYIDLQFKKSPPKIPYKAIGVAVILFLIGSLLILLGALFLAGIINVENPDRTIPVIVIGLLVFLPGFYHLRIAYYAAKGYRGYSYDDIPDFGD from the exons ATGTTGACAGCTGGATTATCCAACAACAAGGTGAAGTATTCCCGACTGGCAGCTGATGACGATGGCTACATCGACCTGCAG TTCAAGAAGAGTCCACCAAAGATCCCGTACAAGGCGATTGGCGTGGCAGTAATCTTGTTCCTGATTGGCTCCTTGCTGATCCTTTTGGGAGCCCTTTTTCTGGCCGGGATCATCAACGTCGAG AATCCCGACCGCACCATCCCTGTCATCGTCATAGGCCTCCTGGTCTTCCTGCCCGGCTTTTACCACCTCAGGATCGCCTACTACGCCGCCAAGGGTTACCGCGGTTACTCCTACGATGACATCCCGGACTTTGGCGACTGA